AGTAACCCAAATGCAAATACTACTTTTTGTGAATATCCATCTTGTTCCTTCATCAACTGGACATTTTTACATGAGATAATACAAAAGACAAGCATATGTACATATACCAAATTAAGTGATCACTGATTAGATACagagaaaaatgaaacttcAAAAGTACTAAAACATCAAAACATCTAAGTTCGGACCACCTCTTTCTGTACTTGAGCGTCCTTTTCAGACTGAAGTTTGTTAACTTTTCCTTCAAGAATGCCCTGTATGATAGCAGttcttcaataaaaatgtTGAATACAAGAAATCACATACGAAAGTGACTCACAGCAATAGAAAGCAAAATCATGTCCTTACCTCTCTATCCAGACAATTCTGTTTCTCCACTTCGGCCAGGTTTATCTGTAAACAAAGTTGGTTTGAGAGAAGATAGATGAAAAACTtaataaaatcacattttcagCAACTCGATATAATGGATACCCATGACATCACATGTGGAGATCCAAACAAACTTACAACTTCAGTGCCATTGGCAAGACCTCCATCCCCATCCGCAGTTATGTGCCCTATATCATCATTTGGCGCATCTGCAATCTCTGATACTTTAACATCAGACTTCTCTCCTATCTGGCTATCAGAAGTTGATTCCTTATCATCAAGTTTGTCGGTTTCAGTTGGTTCGTTTGTTTgcttattcttcttctttttgttcttcttcctcctcttcttgTCATCCTCCATTAGTGGATAAGTCTGCTactgaatttttaaaaagggtCAACGATCCGAACCGAATTCATACATGCTCAAACAGTTATTAGGAAACAATAGTGTTCAAGAACAAACTAATAAAGCCAACATCAAAACCATTCAAGATTTTCTCCTCTCGAATGTAGacataaaatgtcaaaaaatttaagtgaACAAAAACAGAAATGTGATACGAAATTGCACTTCAATGGCCACGCAGAGCACTAAAATGAGCTAAGAACGTGTTTCAATAACCTAATTGAACGAGAATCAGATccaaaaatccaaataaaagcTAAACCTACCAGTTTATTCAAGATTTGTATGGCTGTAGGAGGAAACAATAGCGTTCATCATCAAAACTATTCAAGATTAATGTTGACAAAACTTGTACAAATTAAGATCCGAAATTTAGTTAAGATTTATCTGAAATGTAAATCAAAATGAGCATACAGAAGCATTCAGTTTTGGCAGAGAATCGGTTATAACGTGTTTCTACAGCCTAATTGAACAATAATCAGATCCGATGAAGAAACATTAGGCTAAATCGATGTAATACATGTACTGATCTTTGTAAACAAGCATGATGTAAAtcggaggaggaagaagaagaagaagaagaagaagaagaagaagaagaggagaaaaACACACCAAATGAAGAAGCTATGAAAGTGAGGTCTCTGAAATCTGAATAATTCCGAGTTAGATTTTGTATGGAGtgatattgagattttgcttCAAAATGGGCGCAGTGTTAATAAATTAGAGATATTATTTCCCAcatcaaaaaatatacacttGATTGTAATTAAAGAAGAAAACtgtttccttcttttttttgccTTGGTTTTTTCAAATTGGCctttatttttccttctccAAGAGAatctattaaattaaatggataGTTATTGAGAAAtaactactatatttaatttttttataaaatttaattttcaatagaGGTATTATAcccttttcaaatttaaaaatgtttttctatctcttttttatacaaaaagtaaaaaattactcctactTATTTTGTTTGCCTTTTTAAATTTACCTTATTCCCTTAAAGTTTGAGAAACATATACTTTCAATTTACCTTTCCTCTTGAAGATGTtcttacaaaacaaaaattgagaataaaatagcAATCTAGACATTGATAAATCGAGAGGGTTTTCGGTACAATAACATTATTTATGCAATCTTCCATCATCTCCATTTTATTATGGAACTGAGAGTATATTATGAAGTTTTAATTAGGATTCGTTTGGTAATTGTAATTTAACTGCAAATAGAAATGCAACTGAAATTGTGATCGGAATTGATTCCATTCTTTCAAATCCTTCATTTGGTGAAATGGTGTAATCTATACAGagttgaatttgaaaaaattgtggatgcacaacacacacaaatgTTGGTGCAGAATTGGGGTTGCTGGAAGAGAGAACGGCCACCGGAATTGCACCCACACGAATTGAACTACACGGAGAAGATAGGAGAGGAGAAGCTGGGGAATTTTGCATTAATTCGAATTCATGAGCTTacaaatgaaatggaaaacaGCTTATATAGCTGCATTTACAACTAATTAAAGATCTATGTAGCAAACTGATATGGATCCACgtattttgtgatccatttcccaaggatttacccaatttgtaggtgattgatctaatatttttgtgaagtagATTTTCAATTGTATCAATAAAGGCAACCCAACAAGAAATAAGGAAACTAAGATaaacaaagaaggaaataacattggatagggtggaaattgagatatatagtcattgatgaagcaagctaagacacttacaacataactaacatgcatccatggctagatcttcaagggaaccacaaacctcaaagcatacctctacttgatccatgcttgaactatcaattgatggaaatcccatgcttgaactagcaattgatggattcaagcaacctaaatctaggaattggatagaaaccctctccaagaggaaacaaagctctcaagcatctaatttcatcaaaatctaaagaaaagaaatgacatcaagaggtatttatactatgggtccaaaaatagaaagttggcccacaaaatctaaaaaagcggcataatcgcccggtcgggcgtttttcacatgccaaaatgcccggcccgggcgttttctcTGTCCCCGGGCGATTTTCACAAGCAaaacgcccggtcgggcgtttttcccgaagctctcggccttctctgcgcgacttccgtaaaaccaccataactccctcattcggactccgattgggatgtgcaagatacccacgcgaagctgtttccaagacgaagacaatggtggtagtttcatagctttcggatGTAATCTCAATAGGACGATTTCCAGTTGAATCCAACTGtagttgaaatccttgacgcacggcttccatgatcgtatcacAAACTCTATGCTATGTGTTGGTATTCAGCTTCGCAACATACTTCACGCCCATGCAcatgtttatttcatttaacaCCTCAGCATTTATTTCCtattttcttactttcttcTATCATGCATCAGACAAATCGAGTTAAAAtaaccttgtcctcaaggtttGAATTGAGGAAAACGTTCCTGGACATCGTGAAGGAATTCCCAAGTAGCATCCTCTGGAAAAGAGTTCGACCAATGGACCAAAACCTGGGTGGCTGGCTGATTACCGCGTTTAACCAAGCGGCGTTCAAGTATCTGAATCGGCTCAATGAAGGTAGAGTTACCCATGGTGGGCAATGTGCCATGCAGCTGAGACAAAGGgcccatcttcttcttcaattgagACACATGGAAGTCGGAGTGGATCCTAGCATTGGTCGGCAAGGAGATCTTATACGCAACCTCCCCAAACTTATCAACCACCTTAAATGGGCCAAAGTATCTCGGGCTGAGCTTATGAAATTGTCTATCACAGAGAGTGTTCTGGCGATAAGGTTGGAGCTTCAAATAAACCCAATCACCTATAGCAAAACGTCGGTCAGAGCGGTGTTTATCATGCTGCTGCTTCATGCGGCGTTGTGCACGACCGAGATGGAATTTGAGGACATCCATCACTGCTCCCTCGCTAGTAGGCTCTCATTGACATCGTGCACTGAAGAATCGCCACGAAAATAAGGAATATGCAGGGGAGGTGGGTACCCGTACAAAGCTTCAAAAGGGGTCGTCTCAATAGCCGTGTGGAAGGAGGTGTTGTACCAGAATTCAGCCAAACTGATCCACTTGCTCCAGTTGGCTGGTTGATCCCCATACATACAACGGAGATAAGTCTCTAAGCAATGATTTACCACCTTAGTTTGGCCGTCGGACTGAGGGTGATAAGCAGTCGACAAATGCAACTCCACACCCTGAAGTTTAAAGAAATCCGTCCAAAATTGGCTGATGAAGACTCTATCGCGATCACTAATGAGTATAGTAGGAAGTCCATGGAGCTTAAAGACATGATCAAGGAAGGCTTGGGCCACTGTTAAGGCCGAGTAAGGATGAGTAAGACACATAAAGTGGGCGTACTTAGTGAGGCGATCAACCACCACCAAAATAGTGGATTTCCCATGAGATAAAGGGAGGCCTTCAATAAAGTCTAAGCTGACTTGAGACCAGGCAGCTTCAGGGATGGGAAGTGGTTGGAGAAGACCAGAGGATGCACTATTGTCATATTTAAAACGTTGGCAAGCATCACACTTATGAATGTAGTTTCTGATTTGTTTCTCCATATTAGGCCAGTAAAATAGAGAAGATAACCTCTTATATGTAGCAAGAATTCCAGAATGTCCCACTGCACTTGAGTTATGGAATAGTTCAATGATTTTTAGCCTTAGAGGTTGATCATTTCCCACCACCAATCTCCCTTTCCTTTGCAACTGACCTCCCAGCCAAGAGAACTTAGATTGAACTGCAGGGTTCTGCTTAGATTGAACTGCAGGGTTCTGCTGAAGCTCAGTGATCTGAGCCTTTAGTGAAGAATCAGTATCCCAACTAGCTTGAATCAAAGGATATATATCAGTAGAAATAGTAGTGATGGCCATACAGAATAAGTCAGAAGAATGCACTCTAGAGAGTGCATCAGCAACCACATTCTCCACACCCTTCTTGTATGTGATCTCAAAATCAAAAGCCATCAATTTTGATAGTCAACTAAGTTGCCCAGGTGTTGTCAACTTCTGTTTCAGCAAATGACCCAAGGTTTTATGGTCAGTTCTCACTTCAAAAGGCTTTGAGCTTAAGTAATGACTCCAGTATGTCACTGCAAAGACAATAGCAAGCAATTCCTTGTCATACACAGATAATCCCCTATTCTTTGAGGAAAGTGTCTTGCTAATAAAAGGATGATTGTTTTGCATCAAAACAGCTCCTATTCCGTAGCTTGAGGCATCGGTTTCAATTACAAATGGAATAGAAAAGTCTGGCAGGGCAAGTACTGGTGGAGACATCATAGCCAGCTTCAAGGCTATAAAGGAATTACTAGCATCCTCATTTCAGTTGAAGGCATCCTTGCGAAGTAGATCAGTAAGAGGTCTGCAAATGATGCCATAATTCTTTATGCATTTTCTATAATATCCAGTAAGCCCAAGAAAACCCCTAAGCTTAGAAACATCCGAGGGTATAGGCCAATCTTGCATAGCTTGCACCTTCTTTGGGTCAGTAGAAACACCCTTCTCAGAAATGATATGGCCAAGATACTCAATCTGGTCTCTAGCAAATTCACATTTGCTGGCTTTAGGAAATAGAGAATGCTCCTGTAGCTTCTGGAAGACCTGCTGAAGATGACCAAGATGAACTTCTACATCCTTACTATACaccaaaatatcatcaaagaAGACTAGAACAAACTTCTCAGAAAAGGTCTGAATACATCATTCATTAAACTCTGAAATGTTGCAGGAGCATTGGTAAGGCCAAATGGCATTACTGCAAACTCATAATGGCCATCATGAGTCCTAAAAGCAGTTTTAGGAATGTCTTGCACCTCCATTCTGATTTGGTGGTAACCAGCCCTCAAATCGATTTTAGAAAAAACAGTAGCCCCTCTCAATTCCTCCAAGAGCTCATCAATGAGAGGAATATGATATTTATCCTTAATAGTGAGTTTATTCAACCTTCTGTAATCAACACACATCCTCCATGTTCCATCTTTCTTCTTGACTAGTACCACCGGTGAGGAAAATGGACTAGAGCTTGGTTGAATAAAACCTTGTTGTAAGAGATCAGAGACCTGCTTTTCAATGATATTCTTTTGCAAGGCAGAGTGCCTATAAGGTCTTGAATTTACTGGAACAGCATCAGGGGCAAGGATGATTTTATGGTTGTGTGACCTCATAGGAGGCAGAGTAGTTGGCTCAGCAAAAACAGATTGCTACTCATCCAAGAGCATCTGGATAGCCTGAGGGATTTGCTTCTTCTCCTTGCTAGTTTTCTGGACAGTAAATAGCTCAGAATGCCCTTCATTATTCACTTGAATACAACACAGCTGAATACCTTCATTGTGAGCAAGGATTTTGTTCATTTCCGTCTCTGAAACAGCCTGTACAACCTGCTCATTGTGGCCTCCCCGCAGTAAGTGTCTCCTCCCATTCAAAGTGAAATCCATGGTTAAGTTCTTGAAGTTCCACTGGATATCACCTAATGTCTCCAACCACTGAATTCCCAACACCATATCACAACTTCCAAGGGGCAGGAGCAATACATCAGTGACAAATGTAGTTCCCCTCAGTGACCACTTCAGCCCTTTGCACATAGAATTACACACCAACCGGTTTCCATCAGCCACATCTACAAATACCGGGTTCACTCTAGTGAGTAATAGCCCCAGCTTCTTAACCACTTGCAGATCAAGGAAGTTGTGAGTACTTCCTGAGTCAATAAGTATATGGAGTGCCTTCCTTCCCATCCGGCCAGCAACTCTCATAGTTCTAAAGCCTCTTGAAGAAGAGCCATTGATAGCATGAATTGATATAAGAGGATTCTCCTCATCACATACATCCACATTGTTCAAATCAGTCTCAACTTCCACAGGATTCACACCATCATCAATCTCtaataagtataatattttcctACCAAAGCAGCGGTGACCACGCTCAAACTTCTCATCACAACCATAGCAAAGGCCCTTAGCCCGTTTATCAGCCATTTCTTCATCAGTCAATAAACGTCTAGATTTAAATGCAGGTACAGTAGGTGTAGGCAGCAGAGGATTAGTATTGTAAGCAGACTTAGCATCATTATGAACAAATTTCTTAGTAGGCTGAGAAAATCCCTCTCTGACCGGGGCAGACATATCTTGTAGCCTAGCTAAAGCATATGCGTGCACTAAGGTTTGAGGCATAAACATTCTCACAGCCTTTTGAACAAACGGTTTCAAGCCATTAATGAAGTGACTAATAGCATACGATTCAGATAAGGATACACGACCAAGCAGTAGTTCAAAGCGATCGTGATATTCAGCAAACGCACCTGTTTGTTTCAGTGCAAGGAGCTCAGTCATTGGATCGCCGAGCAATTGATCTCCAAATCGGCCTTCCAACGCTTGAAGGAACAGAGGTCATGGAGTAGACATAGCTCGATCTTGATACATAGACCAATTTTGGAAACACTGCAGAGCACGACCTTCAAAGTTGATTACCGCCAGCCTCACTTTCGATTCCTCCGGCGTCAGATCTACAGTGAAGAAATGGTCGCAACGCAGGATCCAACCAGCCAAATCCTCGCCGTTGAAGATAGGAAAGCCTGCCTTCGATTGCCTCGTAGCGAAGTATTGCTGTCGCGGTGGAGGACCGCCGACGAATTGCCCTGCAGGAGCTCCCCCGACGAATTGCCCAGCGGGAACACCATTAGTAGCCGAAGCAAAACGAGTCAGGATCTCGTTCTGTTGGAGTTGCAGAGCGAGAAGTTCCTCTCGAAATTCCTTCATAGAGAGATCACGCGCATCATTAGAGTGATCGCGGATCTTATCAAGCTCTTCACGCTTCCGATCGGATTCCGCCACCTTCGCAGAGAAGTCAGCCATGACGGCCGTGAGCATCTCCTCCAAGCGACGGAAGTCGCTAGAGCGAGTCTCCACCATCACAGGAGCTGGATCGGTTAGTCTGATACCACTTGGTGCAGAATTGGGGTTGCCGGAAGAGAGAACGGCCACCGGAATTGCACCCACACGAATTGAAGTACACGGAGAAGATAGGAGAGGAGAAGCTGGGGAATTTTGCATTAATTCGAATTCATGAGCTTacaaatgaaatggaaaacaaCTTATATAGCTGCATTTACAACTAATTAAAGATCTAGATGTAACAAACTCTATGCTATGTGTTGGTATTCAGCTTCGCAACATACTTCACGCGTGTGCATGTGTCCATGCAcatgtttatttcatttaacaCTTCAGCATTTATTTCCtattttcttactttcttcTATCATGCATCAGACAAATCGCAGTATACATATTGCACACATGCACACATACATCATACACGCAATACATACTATATGCACTTAAATCAATTGaagttttctctcttttttttcacatttcccTTATGTTAGttccttattttttcttctcattgtTCTAATGTTatgtattttctattttcaattagtatttaatatttttgtttttttgtgtttttttttcagtcaTATATTTTACGTCaatctattattattattattattttctatttttattgttacGTCTTTGTTCTttattgtaa
Above is a window of Salvia hispanica cultivar TCC Black 2014 unplaced genomic scaffold, UniMelb_Shisp_WGS_1.0 HiC_scaffold_545, whole genome shotgun sequence DNA encoding:
- the LOC125199534 gene encoding uncharacterized protein LOC125199534 — encoded protein: MEDDKKRRKKNKKKKNKQTNEPTETDKLDDKESTSDSQIGEKSDVKVSEIADAPNDDIGHITADGDGGLANGTEVINLAEVEKQNCLDREGILEGKVNKLQSEKDAQVQKEASQSEKIKLLDDEKNALVQNEARLKERLAELEKENNALIQKEGICEGV